The following coding sequences lie in one Spinacia oleracea cultivar Varoflay chromosome 1, BTI_SOV_V1, whole genome shotgun sequence genomic window:
- the LOC110785696 gene encoding transcription factor TCP20-like, which translates to MRLHFIEVKIATSQEKSLQISKQDRKQKLIGLNTTTHSTNLKKLPPSSIIISYPKTQQSLLPKTHIFSLFTSQEKEKNPFSMQPFSQEKMATFLNQQQQLQQTSPYLDFKEESQIVIPNSNSNSNSNHLISTNLDENSPIIKKQNPPKRKSNKDRHKKVDGRGRRIRMPALCAARIFQLTRELGHKSDGETIQWLLQQSEEAIVAATGTGTMPATFLSGSGSSVSEQRCSVSSGIVSGFSGGLSLINGNLGRTHFQTGSWGYGSGSVHEPGFSSSNSSLMRESLDSRHKMGVQAMGMSNLNMGLMNFGQQQQQLQERDNLELGLSQENAGFSGLNYGAINQMYQQFRQNREEAGFGIDQQENFFDDGDSQSSKLSGI; encoded by the coding sequence ATGAGACTTCATTTCATAGAGGTTAAAATTGCAACTTCACAAGAAAAGtcacttcaaatttcaaaacaagacAGAAAGCAAAAACTGATTGGTttgaacacaacaacacacagtACCAATTTGAAGAAACTGCCTCCTTCTTCAATCATCATTTCATACCCCAAAACACAACAAAGTCTTCTCCCTAAAAcccacattttctctctcttcacctcccaagaaaaagagaaaaaccCATTTTCTATGCAGCCATTTTCTCAAGAAAAAATGGCCACTTTCctaaatcaacaacaacaattacAACAAACAAGCCCTTATTTAGATTTTAAAGAAGAATCTCAGATTGTAatcccaaattcaaattcaaattcaaattccaaccaTTTAATTAGCACTAATCTTGATGAAAACAGCCCCATAATCAAGAAACAAAACCCTccaaagagaaaatcaaacaaagaCAGACACAAGAAGGTTGATGGCAGAGGAAGAAGAATTAGGATGCCTGCTCTTTGTGCTGCAAGAATCTTCCAATTAACAAGAGAATTAGGTCATAAATCGGATGGAGAAACGATACAATGGCTGTTACAACAATCAGAAGAAGCAATTGTGGCTGCTACTGGGACTGGAACTATGCCAGCAACATTCTTATCAGGTTCAGGGTCCTCTGTTTCAGAACAGAGGTGCTCTGTTTCTTCTGGCATTGTTTCTGGGTTTTCTGGGGGTTTAAGCTTGATTAATGGAAATTTGGGACGAACCCATTTTCAAACTGGATCATGGGGATATGGGTCTGGTTCGGTTCATGAACCGGGTTTTTCGAGCTCGAACTCGAGTCTGATGAGGGAGAGTTTGGATTCTAGGCATAAAATGGGGGTTCAAGCAATGGGAATGTCAAATTTAAACATGGGTTTGATGAATTttggacaacaacaacaacaattacaAGAAAGGGATAATTTGGAGCTTGGTTTGTCACAAGAAAATGCTGGTTTTAGTGGTTTGAATTATGGAGCAATTAATCAAATGTATCAACAATTTAGGCAAAACAGAGAAGAAGCTGGATTTGGGATTGATCAACAAGAGAACTTTTTTGATGATGGTGATtctcaaagttcaaaattaagTGGGATATGA